In Nocardia sp. NBC_00403, the DNA window ATCCAGCTTCGGGTTCGGCGGCACCAACTTCCACCTCACCCTCGAGGAGTACGTGCCCAGGACCGGCGCGATGCGGGCGCCACGCGCGCAGGCGCGCCCGAGCGAGTTGTTGCTGGTGTCGGCCGGTTCGGCAAACGAACTTCTCGCCCGCTGCACGGATCTGGCCGAGGAACTGGCGCGGTCGGCGACGGCCGAGCCGGTGCGTCGAGCTCAGCAACAGTTCAGGTCCGACGATCAGGTTCGGCTCGCGATCTGCGCGGGTCCCGCGGAATTGGCCGACCAGATCGCCGGGGCGATGAACCACATACGGGCACAACCGGATACGGCATTCGGTACGCCGTCGGGAACCTCCTACGCCGTGGGCACACCCGAAGCCGGTCGGCTCGCCTTCCTGTTCCCCGGCCAGGGTTCGCAATACCCGGGCATGGGTGCGGAGGTGGCGGTGCACCTGCCCGCCGCGCACGAGGTATGGGATCGACTGGCCGGCCCGGAGCTGGCGGCGGCCGTCTTCCCACGTCCGGTGTTCAGCGATGCGGAGCGGGACGCGCAACGCAGGCGCCTCGCCACCACGGAAGCGGCGCAACCTGCTTTGGCCGCAGCAAGTCTCGCCTTGCTGGCGGTGCTCGAAGTCTTCGGCGTGCGGCCGGATTGCGTCGCCGGGCACAGTCTCGGTGAGCTGACCGCCCTGCATGCCGCGGGCGTCCTCGACGCGCAGAGCCTGATGCGGCTGGCCGCTCGGCGCGGCGAATTGATGCGCGACGCGGACTCCGACGGTGGCGCGATGCTGGCTATCGGCATGGCGTATGGCGAGGTGGCCGCGCTGATCACGGACCACGATATGCGCGATCTGTGGATCGCCAACGACAACGCACCCGCCCAGGTAGTTGTCGCCGGATCCCGGGAGTCCATCGACAAATTGGAGATCGGGCTGCGTGGTGCGGTATCCACCACGCGCCTCGCGACGCCAGGGGCGTTCCACTGTCCACGTATGGCCTCGGCCAGCGCCCCGATGCGCGAATTCCTGCGCGAGATACCGCTGCGGGCGCCGCTGCTCGACGTGTACCGCAATGTCGACGGCGAGCCGGCGCCCATCGAGCCGGACCGGCTGCGTGATTCGCTGGTCGATCATGTGACCGATCCGGTCCGCTTCGTCACAATGATCTCCACCATGTATGACGACGGTGTCCGCACCTTTGTCGAGGTCGGACCGGGATCGGTCTTGATGGGCCTGGTCGGCACCATCCTGGCCGACCGCCCGCATCAGCGAATCGCGCTGGATCGCAAGGGCGGCAGCGGGATCGCAACGCTCAGCGCAGCCCTTGGCCGGCTGGCAACACTCGGCGTACCGATCACCTGTGATGCGCTGTGGGACGAGCCTCGGCCGGGCCCGATCGACGAGACCGGCATGCGGATCACCGTCAACGGCGGCAGCTTCGGCCGGCCATACCCTCCGGCCAACGGTGCGGCAGGCCTGCCCGCGCCGAACCTCCACCACCCCGCCCAGCCAGCGACGCACCCGCGCGCAGTTCGCGACAACGCCGAACCCACATCGTTCGACGCGGATCCCACGCTGGTGCGGTCACTGCTCGAAATCCAACGCCAGACCGCGCAAGCGCACGCCACATACCTCGCCACGGCGGAGAAAATACTTGCGGCACTGATGGTTACCGCAACCTCGGAGCCGGGCGTGCCCACGCCAGCGGTAGGCCCCATCCCGCCCGCGGCGTCCCAGGCGCCGGTGGTCGGCGCACCGGCGGTGATCCACACCCAGACCGCTGCGCCGCTGCCGTCCACCATGATTACCCCGGCACCGGAGCTGGATCTGCCGCAAGCATCAGGTGCCTCGACCCCGACAACGTCCGAGGACCTGACGGCTGTGGTGCTGGGGGTGGTCGCCGACAAGACTGGTTACCCGGTGGACATGCTTGCCCCGCACATGGAGTTGGAAGGTGACCTCGGGCTCGATTCCATCACTCGGGCCCAGGTAGCCGCCGCGCTGGCGGCGCGATTTCCGATCCTGGAGCAGCGCGCTCAGCCAATGGACCTCGGCGCACTCCAGACGGTGCACGACATTGCGGCAGCACTGCGGGACCTCACCGCGCCACAGCCGCCGGTCGGTGCCGGGCCGGCGCTGCGCCGATGGCAAACCATCACAGTTCCCACCGCGGCCTCCGGTACGCCGATGGCCGGACTGGACTCCGGTCTGCTGATCGTCACCGACGACGGTAAAGGGATCGCGGCTCGGGTGGTCGCAGCGCTCACCGGACGCGGCTGCAGGGCGCGAATGAGCAATACCGTGCCCGAGAACGCAACCGGCGTGGTGTTCCTCGGTGGCCTCGCCGATATCACCACAGTGGACGACGCACTGGCGGTGCAACGGAATGCGTTCCGCGCGGCCCGCGCGCTGGCGCGCAATATTCGCCGGGGCGGAGCGGAAAACGCTACCGACACAACATTGTTCGTCACCGTCCAGGACACGGGCGGATCTTTCGGACCGTCTCGGGCTGATCCGGTGCGGGCCTGGCTGGGCGGAATCGCCGCTGCGGCGCGCACAGCGGCGGCGGAATGGACCTCCGCAGGTGTGAAGGCGATCGACTGCGCACGAGGCAGCTGTGACGCCGAGTCCATCGCGCAGGCGATCGTGACCGAATTATGGTGTGGTGGTGGCGAGCTCGAGGTGGGTCTGGCCGCCGACGGCGCGCGCCATACCCTCGATCTGACCGAAACCTCCTGGCAGCCGGGGCCAGAACTCGATCTCGGGCCGGATGACGTGGTCGTGGTCAGCGGTGGCGGTCGCGGGATGACCGCACTGGCGGTTCGCGCGCTGGCGCACACCTACCGGTCCAAGTTCGTCCTGATCGGGCGCACGCCGCTGCGGGAGGATCCCGCTCTGGCACACGCACGGACCGAGGACGAGTTGCTGCGCGTACTTGCCGGAGCGGGTACGCCACTCGCCGAAGCGCGGGCGCGAGCGCTCACAGTGATTGCCGCACGGGAGATCCGCGAAACACTGGCCGCGCTGGATCAGGTGGACGCACCGGCCCGCTATATCGAGATCGACATCCGTGATCGCCCAGGCGTGGCAGCTGCGCTGGAGCCGATCCGCGCCGAATGGGGCCCTATCACCGGTGTGCTGCACGGGGCGGGAATCCTTGCGGGCGAACAGCTCCCCGACAAGTCCGACACCCAGTTCGAGCTGCGTTTCGGGACGAAGGTCGACGGGCTGCGCACGCTGCTCGACGCGACGAGCGGCGACCCGCTCCGGCTGCTGTGCGCGTTCTCGTCGGTGGCCGGGCGCTTCGGTTACGCGGGCCAATGCGATTACGCCATGGGCAACGAAACTCTGGACCAGGTGCTGGCGACCGAACAGGTGGCCCGGCCCGGTTGCCTGGCGCGTTCGATCCAGTGGGGGCCGTGGCAGCGCGGGATGGTCACGCCGTCGCTGCGCGATGGTTTACTTGCCGCAGGGATCGCATTGATCGATCCGGCGGCCGGTACCGAGGCCTTTGTCGCCGAATTAGGTTATCCAGCAGCGGATCCCCGAGCATTGATCGTCGCGGACCCGGCGATTCTCGGCGTGCGATCCGCGGCCGAGGTGGTGCTGCGGTGAACGGCGAACCCGATGACGGTGAGTTCGCCGAGATGGCCCCTGCCCCGCGCCTACCATCGGCATCCCGCGTCGGCACCACCCCGCACGAGAAGGTGCGGGCGGGACCGAACGGCACACTCGCCGATGCGATCGTGGAGTCGCACGCCACCACGACCGCCCTGCACGAGCGCTTCCTGCACAACCAGGCGGACTTTCACGACACCCTGTGCCGCTGGCTGGAGCGCCCGCGGGCCCGTCCGCCGATCACCGAGCGGATCCTCGACCCCGCGGCGCTGCCCTGGCTGGCCGACCACTGCCCGGACGGGCGGGTCCCGGTGCTGCCCGGTACCGCGATCGCCGATCTCATGGCCGGCGCTGCGGCGGCCCGAACTGGCTGCGCGGTAACAGGATTGCGTGCGGTCACCTTCCGGGATCGGATCACCGTCGCCGAGCCGGTCGGACTGCGCACCGAAGTGGGCGGGCAGCAACGCGAACCCTTTGTCACATTGTCGGTCCGCCGCGCATCGCGGTACACCCCGGTCGCCACTGGATACGTGCTCTTCGACGCACACCTCCGTCCCGTCAGATTTGCCCCACTCGCGGATGCCCGCCCCGCCCCCGACCCCTACACGGCGGGGACGCTGTTCCACGGACCCTGCATGCGGTA includes these proteins:
- a CDS encoding type I polyketide synthase, whose protein sequence is MTTDQPRMPPIAIVGLGAILPGAADVDAFWSNVLEGRDLITDVPADRWLIDDHYDPDPEALDKTYCRRGGFVPDIAFDPMRYGIPPKNLSSTDTTQLLALVVADQVLSDVTGGVDRIDGERAAVIMGSGMLKLGGEIGARLSRPILRKVLRENDLADAEVQSICDAVTCHTAGFDEAVLPGILSNVVAGRIAAVFDLHGTNCTVDAACASSLAALAAACDELALGRADLVLTGGVDTMNDPMMFVSFSKTTALSRAGVSRPFSADADGILLGEGLAMCALKRLADAERDADQIYAVITGVGSSSDGRGSSIYHPQASGQERAIRRAYVAAGYGPETVGLVEAHGTGTPAGDKAEVAALHAVFGAAAPEAHGWCALGSVKSQIGHTKTAAGAVGVLKAALALHHRVLPPTINVTVPDPALGLHEGPFYLNTETRPWVHRAAHPRRAAVSSFGFGGTNFHLTLEEYVPRTGAMRAPRAQARPSELLLVSAGSANELLARCTDLAEELARSATAEPVRRAQQQFRSDDQVRLAICAGPAELADQIAGAMNHIRAQPDTAFGTPSGTSYAVGTPEAGRLAFLFPGQGSQYPGMGAEVAVHLPAAHEVWDRLAGPELAAAVFPRPVFSDAERDAQRRRLATTEAAQPALAAASLALLAVLEVFGVRPDCVAGHSLGELTALHAAGVLDAQSLMRLAARRGELMRDADSDGGAMLAIGMAYGEVAALITDHDMRDLWIANDNAPAQVVVAGSRESIDKLEIGLRGAVSTTRLATPGAFHCPRMASASAPMREFLREIPLRAPLLDVYRNVDGEPAPIEPDRLRDSLVDHVTDPVRFVTMISTMYDDGVRTFVEVGPGSVLMGLVGTILADRPHQRIALDRKGGSGIATLSAALGRLATLGVPITCDALWDEPRPGPIDETGMRITVNGGSFGRPYPPANGAAGLPAPNLHHPAQPATHPRAVRDNAEPTSFDADPTLVRSLLEIQRQTAQAHATYLATAEKILAALMVTATSEPGVPTPAVGPIPPAASQAPVVGAPAVIHTQTAAPLPSTMITPAPELDLPQASGASTPTTSEDLTAVVLGVVADKTGYPVDMLAPHMELEGDLGLDSITRAQVAAALAARFPILEQRAQPMDLGALQTVHDIAAALRDLTAPQPPVGAGPALRRWQTITVPTAASGTPMAGLDSGLLIVTDDGKGIAARVVAALTGRGCRARMSNTVPENATGVVFLGGLADITTVDDALAVQRNAFRAARALARNIRRGGAENATDTTLFVTVQDTGGSFGPSRADPVRAWLGGIAAAARTAAAEWTSAGVKAIDCARGSCDAESIAQAIVTELWCGGGELEVGLAADGARHTLDLTETSWQPGPELDLGPDDVVVVSGGGRGMTALAVRALAHTYRSKFVLIGRTPLREDPALAHARTEDELLRVLAGAGTPLAEARARALTVIAAREIRETLAALDQVDAPARYIEIDIRDRPGVAAALEPIRAEWGPITGVLHGAGILAGEQLPDKSDTQFELRFGTKVDGLRTLLDATSGDPLRLLCAFSSVAGRFGYAGQCDYAMGNETLDQVLATEQVARPGCLARSIQWGPWQRGMVTPSLRDGLLAAGIALIDPAAGTEAFVAELGYPAADPRALIVADPAILGVRSAAEVVLR